Proteins co-encoded in one Apus apus isolate bApuApu2 chromosome 22, bApuApu2.pri.cur, whole genome shotgun sequence genomic window:
- the SCN4B gene encoding sodium channel subunit beta-4, with protein sequence MAPDSPAAAPRLLPALLGLHALAIAFALEVSVGKTNTVMALNNSDVLLPCTFTTCIGFQDLIFTWYFNSTEMIFSGKIKSKTSEPILTKINPRVDFFGSTIGKDNNISIILRNVEFSDAGKYTCHVKNPKEKNAQHNATIFLTVVHKMVETDNTVTFIIVGVVGGLIGLLILFMLIKRVVLFIIKKTQDGKKECLVSSSGNDNTENGLAGSKAEQKAPPKA encoded by the exons ATGGCCCCTGACTcgcccgccgccgcgccgcgcctGCTGCCAGCGCTCCTGG gtTTGCATGCCTTGGCCATCGCCTTCGCCTTGGAGGTGTCGGTGGGGAAGACCAACACTGTGATGGCCCTCAATAACTCTGatgtcctgctgccctgcacctTCACCACCTGCATAGGCTTTCAGGACCTGATCTTCACGTGGTATTTCAACTCGACAGAGATG ATCTTCTCTGGCAAGATAAAGAGCAAAACCTCGGAGCCCATCCTCACGAAAATAAACCCGCGGGTCGATTTTTTTGGCTCGACAATCGGGAAGGACAACAACATCTCCATCATCCTGAGGAACGTGGAGTTCAGCGATGCTGGGAAATACACCTGCCACGTCAAGAACCCCAAGGAGAAGAACGCACAGCACAATGCCACCATCTTCCTCACAGTGGTCCACAAGA tggtGGAGACAGACAACACTGTGACGTTCATCATCGTGGGCGTTGTGGGGGGGCTCATCGGCCTCCTCATCCTCTTCATGCTCATCAAGAGGGTTGTCCTGTTCATCATCAAGAAGACCCAGGATGGGAA GAAGGAGTGTCTCGTGAGCTCGTCAGGCAATGACAACACCGAGAATGGCTTGGCTGGCTCCAAGGCAGAACAAAAAGCTCCACCAAAGGCATGA
- the TMPRSS4 gene encoding transmembrane protease serine 4, translating into MDMDFSSERLNGRGPSSRHKVSPGLESFKRIGIPVLAAVLSIACLVAVGFLVKVYLDSHYFFCKQPLKLVPLQQLCDGQVDCLQGEDEANCPQWVPEAPPAAARVSRDRSILQVLNRNTRVWSSICHDHFNLVLAKAACEQMGYRSTPAFWPTEVGTGQPLPPREVVLSNGSLQMLEPGRKCLSGQVVSLLCSTACGESTRTSRVLGGSPAAIEAWPWQVSLQYRREHVCAGSIIDPLWVLTAAHCFKNNPVVQSWRVKAGSSLLSGSAALAVEKIFVAEEMQASPRDNDIALVKLRSPLRVSDSSKPICLPYFDEELVPGTPLWVIGWGYTEEHGKLSETLQQAEVELIDKESCNLAAYHGEVTQKMLCAGLPQGGVDTCQGDSGGPLMYSGERWQVVGIVSWGQGCGTPSTPGVYTSVRAYLNWISAIRRSEL; encoded by the exons GATTTCTCCTCGGAGCGGCTGAACGGCAGAG ggcccagcagcaggcacaagGTTTCCCCAGGGCTGGAGTCCTTCAAGAGGATTGGCATCCCTGTCCTGGCAGCCGTGCTCAGCATCGCCTGCCTGGTTGCAGTCGGGTTCCTGG TCAAGGTTTACCTGGACTCTCACTACTTCTTCTGCAAGCAGCCCCTGAAGCTggtgcccctgcagcagctgtgtgaCGGGCAGGTGGACTGTCTGCAGGGCGAGGATGAGGCCAACTGTCCCCAGTGGGTCCCTGAGGCGCCACCAGCTGCTG CCCGTGTTTCCAGAGACAGATCCATCCTGCAGGTGCTTAACAGAAACACTAGAGTCTGGTCCAGCATCTGCCATGACCACTTCAACCTGGTGCTGGCAAAAGCAGCCTGCGAACAAATGGGCTACAGGAG CACCCCTGCTTTCTGGCCAACAGAGgtgggcacagggcagcccctgcctcccCGCGAGGTTGTGCTGAGCAACGGCAGCCTCCAGATGCTGGAACCGGGCAG gAAATGCCTCTCTGGACAGGTTGTTTCGCTCTTATGTTCCA CAGCCTGCGGGGAGAGCACCAGGACCTCGCgggtgctggggggcagccCGGCCGCCATCGAGGCCTGGCCCTGGCAGGTCAGCCTGCAGTACCGGCGGGAGCACGTCTGCGCCGGCAGCATCATCGACCCGCTCTGGGTGCTGACGGCCGCCCACTGCTTCAA GAACAACCCCGTGGTGCAGAGCTGGCGGGTGAAGGCcggctccagcctcctctcgGGCAGCGCCGCCCTGGCTGTGGAGAAGATCTTCGTGGCTGAGGAGATGCAGGCGTCTCCCAGGGACAACGACATCGCCCTGGTGAAGCTGCGGTCTCCCCTGCGCGTCTCAG ACAGCAGCAAGCCCATCTGCCTGCCCTATTTCGATGAGGAGCTGGTGCCTGGCACACCCCTGTGGGTGATCGGCTGGGGCTACACAGAGGAGCACG GCAAGCTGTCCGAgaccctgcagcaggcagaggtggAACTCATCGACAAGGAGAGCTGCAACCTGGCTGCCTACCACGGCGAGGTCACCCAGAAGATGCTGTGCGCTGGCCTGCCCCAAGGCGGGGTGGACACCTGCCAG GGGGACAGCGGCGGGCCCCTGATGTACTCGGGCGAGCGCTGGCAGGTGGTGGGCATCGtcagctggggacagggctgcgGGACCCCCAGCACACCCGGTGTCTACACCAGTGTTCGTGCCTACCTCAACTGGATCTCAGCTATCCGGAGG TCAGAGCTCTGA